A part of Paraliobacillus zengyii genomic DNA contains:
- a CDS encoding metallophosphoesterase family protein: MKIAFISDVHGNAIALDAVLNDIRKKEVDKIVVLGDLAYRGPEPKRSIDLIKNLNTTVIKGNADDWIVRGVRKGEVPDAALDKMNEERDWSVAQLSQADIAYLEKLPTETLFEENDIVFHGFHATPNSLFDAVLPNATDEMIESELMKKVADVYLYGHIHKSYIRTINGKMIINLGSVGLPFDGITKASYALVDVQDGSVSASIEKVSYDFEKTIDKYKEVNYPNIELMKNIIQNAKN; the protein is encoded by the coding sequence ATGAAAATTGCTTTTATTTCAGATGTTCACGGGAACGCGATAGCATTAGATGCAGTATTAAATGATATTAGAAAAAAAGAAGTTGATAAGATAGTAGTGCTTGGGGACCTTGCTTATCGTGGACCAGAGCCAAAACGATCGATTGACTTAATTAAAAATTTAAACACAACCGTTATTAAAGGTAATGCAGATGATTGGATTGTACGTGGCGTAAGAAAAGGTGAAGTTCCTGACGCAGCACTTGATAAGATGAATGAAGAAAGAGACTGGTCTGTGGCCCAATTATCCCAAGCGGACATTGCTTACTTAGAAAAACTACCTACAGAAACGCTATTTGAAGAAAACGATATCGTTTTTCACGGTTTTCATGCAACACCAAACAGTTTATTTGATGCGGTACTTCCAAATGCAACGGATGAAATGATCGAGTCAGAATTAATGAAAAAGGTTGCGGATGTTTATCTGTATGGACACATTCATAAATCTTATATTCGTACGATAAACGGTAAAATGATTATTAATCTAGGTAGTGTTGGACTGCCATTTGATGGTATTACAAAGGCTTCTTATGCTCTTGTTGATGTGCAAGATGGAAGTGTTAGTGCTTCGATTGAAAAAGTATCTTATGATTTTGAAAAAACGATTGATAAATATAAGGAAGTAAACTATCCAAATATTGAGTTAATGAAAAATATCATTCAAAACGCAAA